A DNA window from Linepithema humile isolate Giens D197 chromosome 6, Lhum_UNIL_v1.0, whole genome shotgun sequence contains the following coding sequences:
- the LOC137000793 gene encoding uncharacterized protein yields MKSIHLLSIILSRDVYHIDKRCNRIYRCASRRSLGCYAVLVQNQDETYTLRTSHNHLANETMLQEIEIKQEMLRICRETIMKPKDVFDMVCQRNPAVAKKISYRTMRSFLYREQIRQRPKIPQTIDELEIKLMNYRAMERIYKGTVLSDNGYRAVLFTTDALLNALVAATEIFMDGTFSVVPRMPSFVQLYIIYIRYMDTGIPVLFALCEKRTIDVYNAIWQRVKELHPNALQGVQSIMIDYEHAAMTVAKRFFQKHV; encoded by the exons ATGAAATCTATTCATCTcctatctattattttaagcaGGGATGTTTATCATATCGATAAACGATGCAATCGTATTTATCGGTGTGCATCAAGACGAAGTTTAGGTTGTTACGCAGTATTAGTGCAGAATCAAGATGAGACATATACTTTAAGAACATCGCACAATCATCTAGCAAACGAAACAATGTTgcaagaaattgaaataaagcaGGAAATGCTGCGAATATGTCGAGAAACAATAATGAAGCCAAAAGATGTCTTTGATATGGTATGTCAACG AAACCCAGCAGTTGCGAAGAAGATATCTTATCGTACTATGAGAAGCTTTCTTTATAGAGAACAAATACGTCAGAGACCGAAAATACCACAAACCATTGACGAActtgagataaaattaatgaattaccGTGCGATGGAACGCATTTATAAAGGCACGGTATTATCAGACAATGGCTATAGAGCAGTATTATTTACAACGGATGCCCTATTAAATGCTCTAGTAGCAGccacagaaatatttatggacGGTACATTTTCG GTTGTTCCTAGAATGCCATCTTTTGtgcaattatatatcatttatatacgATATATGGACACA GGCATACCTGTCCTTTTTGCATTGTGTGAGAAGCGCACAATAGATGTATACAATGCAATTTGGCAAAGGGTAAAGGAGCTCCATCCGAATGCATTGCAAGGAGTGCAGTCAATTATGATTGATTACGAACATGCAGCGATGACAGTTGCAAAAAGGTTTTTCCAGAAGCACGTATAA
- the LOC137000788 gene encoding uncharacterized protein → MFQSSKTTVDEVVQMIHTYCVRFNCSDEARLALFNMATIWAGSNFSTFMNSKYMISKRLDPPEELNQYVFYCTECNSVLGKFYRKDLLSRSYRHCNGCQQKYKISTNSSKYFVSTDIKFQLQTVLRNSNVCKLLLRNIKNIESKLTNKNLNTIVDVYDGEIYKTLYNSKRKNTILLTFNFNVDGAPISKSSKSSMWPIQLIINELPKNIRFRYILLAGICITKSEPNSQFMNLYMNVFIEQIRDLMKNGIVISLENGKKCNFILQPLCSSVDSVARPIIQNRFQFNGYFGCSWCYHYGEYVNGAMRYPFMDDDPPLRDHESYIKDMKYAEKIHRPSKGVKNFAEITNLENFDCVWGFLYDYMHGLLLVCVCVCVCGVVCTLWTKFWANIGTKEYNLSKIDKINIEKRLLNIKMPSKIHRSPRSFNSGKWKASEWRSWVLYLSIPCLLRILNTKYLSSFGLLVRCTHKLLSKIITKEDLKKCEIDFIYFTAQCEELYGKSSMNFNTHALLHVVNHVYKSGPLPLTSAFPYENGIFVLKQKLSGPKGALIQLSKRLVQKTMLETELLNTSDNNSSRFCKSILRNHFFLEGNSLEVNSSVTLLANDNNINQNITQVLKNAIVDIRLEDVKAFNKAIYKNVLYTTTCYKREKKTDDRFFEDETGDIIEIFKIVLYNTKPYILGYKYNVKCLSIGNVIIDSIFEVTSKSSSLNLFTFQNIKKQIVYINIENGYFCRMPNTYETQ, encoded by the coding sequence atgtttcaaAGCTCAAAAACAACAGTTGATGAAGTTGTACAAATGATACACACTTATTGTGTTCGCTTTAATTGTTCCGATGAAGCAAGATtagctttatttaatatggCAACTATTTGGGCAGgttcaaatttttcaacattcatgaattctaaatatatGATAAGCAAGCGTTTGGATCCTCCAGaagaattaaatcaatatgtattttattgtacCGAGTGTAATAGTGTATtaggaaaattttatagaaaagattTGTTATCGCGTAGTTACCGCCATTGTAATGGATGtcagcaaaaatataaaataagtactaattcttctaaatattttgtaagtacggatataaaatttcaattacagACTGTTTTACGAAATTCAAATGTATGCAAATTATTGCTTCGAAACATTAAGAATATTGAGAGCAaactaacaaataaaaatttaaataccaTTGTTGATGTTTATGATGGAGAAATATACAAGACACTGTATAATAGTAAACGCAAaaacacaatattattaacttttaattttaatgtagatGGTGCACCTATTTCTAAAAGTAGCAAGAGTTCAATGTGGCCTATCCAGTTAATAATTAACGAATTACCAAAAAATATACGCTTTAGATATATATTGCTCGCAGGAATATGTATCACAAAATCTGAACCTAACTCACAATTTATGAATCTATATATGAATGTGTTTATTGAGCAGATTCGTGATTTGATGAAAAATGGTATAGTTATAAGTCtagaaaatggtaaaaaatgtaattttatattgcaaccACTTTGTTCATCAGTAGACTCTGTTGCTCGACCTATAATACAGAATCGCTTCCAATTTAACGGTTATTTTGGCTGTAGTTGGTGCTATCATTATGGAGAATATGTTAACGGTGCCATGCGATATCCATTTATGGATGACGATCCGCCTTTAAGAGACCATGAATCATACATTAAAGACATGAAGTACgctgaaaaaatacatagacCATCTAAAggtgttaaaaattttgcagaaattacgaatttagaaaattttgattgtGTTTGGGGATTTTTGTATGATTATATGCATGGCCTCTtacttgtgtgtgtgtgtgtgtgtgtgtgtggtgtTGTTTGTACTTTGTGGACGAAGTTTTGGGCAAATATCGGTACAAAAGAGTATAATCTAtccaaaattgataaaataaatattgaaaagcgattattaaatattaaaatgccaAGTAAAATTCATAGATCACCGAGATCCTTTAATAGTGGAAAATGGAAAGCTAGTGAGTGGAGATCTTGGGTATTATATCTAAGTATTCCATGTCTTTTGAGAATACtaaacacaaaatatttaagctCTTTTGGACTTTTAGTTCGTTGTACTCATAagcttttatcaaaaattataacaaaggaagatttaaaaaagtgcgaaattgattttatatatttcactgCACAATGTGAAGAATTATATGGAAAAAGTAGTATGAATTTCAATACTCATGCATTACTTCATGTTGTTAATCACGTATATAAAAGTGGTCCACTTCCATTGACTTCAGCTTTTCCTTACgaaaatggaatttttgtACTAAAGCAGAAATTGTCAGGTCCAAAAGGAGCTTTAATACAGCTTTCTAAACGTTTAGTGCAAAAAACAATGTTAGAAACCGAATTGTTAAATACGTCCGACAATAATTCTTCACgcttttgtaaaagtattttgcgTAATCATTTTTTCTTGGAAGGAAATAGTTTGGAAGTCAATTCAAGTGTGACTCTCTTAGCgaacgataataatataaatcaaaatatcacACAAGTTTTAAAGAATGCTATTGTTGATATAAGATTAGAGGACGTAAAAGCGTTTAATAAAGcgatttacaaaaatgttttatacacTACTACTTGTtataaacgagaaaaaaaaaccgatgaCAGATTTTTTGAAGATGAAACTGGTgacataattgaaatatttaaaattgttttatataatactaaacCTTATATTTtaggatataaatataatgtaaagtgTCTAAGTATTGGCAACGTGATAATTGATTCAATATTCGAAGTAACATCTAAATCTTCtagtttaaatttgtttacttttcaaaatattaaaaaacaaattgtatatataaacattgaAAATGGATATTTTTGCCGAATGCCGAACACTTACGAAACTCAataa
- the LOC105679704 gene encoding BEN domain-containing protein 5-like: MEKLWKTNKDLETKYLKLKNQMKDKERIINDLMNFNMELQSKVIDEYPKLYQINEEIQIKVLSNFNELMHLMSEYFKRHPMKHEDRVGDLPVGYRNIERNEIHLGYGVYICARQYDAVCVISKTMPQFVKNLAIAVFGIKTLKESSVTGARSNRNKNKTQETARPALDSTKLQALRAAVKHYAMSERGQDEITADYEAQQIGTHIAHKIYELNNPPNRNKAQHKKVVSAQVCEVMNNFENTSNDPNDSSVPNNDNSNASSSLSVTEMNNSSKEHGPLFETLLSDGKNNECNNVTFSDKENDEEESSIVSSTIHDITDTSRNSIHDNNSD; the protein is encoded by the exons ATGGAGAAACTGTGGAAAACAAACAAAGatttagaaacaaaatatttgaaattaaagaatcaaatgaaagataaagaaaggatcattaatgatttaatgaattttaatatggAGCTTCAAAGTAAAGTGATAGATGAATATCCCAAACTTTATCAGATTAATGAGGAAATTCAGATCAAGGTCTTAAGTAATTTCAATGAACTCATGC acTTAATGtccgaatattttaaaagacatCCTATGAAACATGAAGACCGAGTTGGAGATCTTCCTGTAGGTTATAGGAATATTGAGCGTAACGAG ATTCATCTTGGTTATGgagtatatatatgtgcacGTCAATATGATGCAGTATGTGTAATTTCAAAAACAATGCCAcagtttgtgaaaaatttggCTATCGCAGTTTTTGGCATTAAAACTCTTAAAGAAAGTTCAGTAACTGGTGCTAGAtctaatagaaataaaaataaaacacaagagACAGCTAGACCAGCACTAGATTCTACTAAGTTACAAGCCTTAAGAG CTGCTGTAAAACATTATGCAATGTCTGAGAGAGGCCAAGACGAAATAACAGCAGACTATGAGGCACAACAAATTGGAACTCACATAGCACATAAGATTTATGAACTTAATAATCCACCAAATCGAAATAAAGCACAACATAAAAAGGTTGTTTCTGCACAAGTGTGTGAagttatgaataattttgaaaacacTAGTAACGATCCAAATGATAGTAGTGTGCCAAATAACGATAATTCCAACGCATCTAGTTCTCTTTCAGTAACTGAAATGAACAATTCTTCGAAAGAACATGGACCATTGTTTGAAACATTATTATCAGATGGTAAGAATAACGaatgtaataatgtaacattttctgACAAAGAGAATGATGAAGAAGAAAGTAGTATAGTTAGTTCAACAATACATGATATTACTGACACTAGTCGAAATAGTATACATGACAACAAttcagattaa
- the LOC137000794 gene encoding uncharacterized protein, which translates to MDVYDAIWQRVKELHPNALQGVQTIMSDYERAAMTVARKVFPEARITGCWFHFNQAILRRWKALGLMAAPRKILGFAMTLPLAPVDAFEEGLKIIQDEADLISTEHPAILKFTVYLRRTWLPAKEKVCVFNTPIRTNNFVEDFHYVLFHRFDGIHPNIWQFLQSLGELLIDQEINIERLAEGRSVKRVRIRHNIVRDKQIAEAQVNLSSGR; encoded by the exons ATGGATGTGTATGATGCGATTTGGCAAAGAGTGAAGGAGCTCCATCCGAATGCATTGCAAGGAGTGCAGACAATCATGAGTGATTACGAACGTGCAGCGATGACAGTTGCAAGAAAGGTTTTTCCAGAAGCACGTATAACTGGTTGTTGGTTTCATTTTAATCAG GCCATATTAAGACGCTGGAAAGCTTTAGGTTTAATGGCAGCCCCTAGAAAGATTCTTGGTTTTGCCATGACTTTGCCATTGGCACCGGTCGATGCATTTGAGGAAGGTTTAAAGATAATTCAAGATGAGGCTGATCTCATATCCACTGAGCATCCCgctatattaaaattcacaGTCTATTTAAGACGTACATGGCTTCCtgcgaaagaaaaagtttGCGTTTTTAATACGCCAATAAGAACGAACAATTTTGTGGAAGATTTTCATTACGTACTTTTCCACAGATTTGACGGAATACATCCTAATATTTGGCAGTTTCTTC AAAGTTTAGGTGAATTACTTATTGaccaagaaataaatattgagagATTAGCGGAAGGGCGTAGCGTAAAGAGAGTACGCATCCGACATAACATAGTGCGCGACAAACAAATTGCGGAAGCACAAGTCAATTTGAGCTCTGGAAGGTAA